One part of the Bacteroidia bacterium genome encodes these proteins:
- a CDS encoding LamG-like jellyroll fold domain-containing protein has protein sequence MKKLAILFFAILFYFPHNFLFSQAPLIHLSFSKGDETKNKTPIKSEEATYTVDLMRQSFVEGLQDYALDLSENAMHRRPWIIDSLQSQKIQTAGSFSVQIWVKTLPGAEQGTPIIGNQISEDKPVVGWQIGSQENGAWSLHLSDGKNQYRYQPTGRLSINDGNWHQILFSVERPKNEARMYFDGKAVAIYNLGQLGDLKSPHRTVAGGSDEYFEWGSAGQWKAFNGYLDEVKIWNRVLSREEVQASWQAFFPNRSPKVQKKMPQQLKVMAWNIWHGGRRYGEKVGVKRTIESIKAVNPDIVGLIETYGSGEKIADALGYEFYLISSNLSIMSKYPITETIEAFRAFNFGGAEIEIAPGKKVLMLNTWLHYLPDYLKSVNEGNLSSEELIAAEGETRFAEISSILKEMKPHLKQDKYVGILMSGDFNSGSHLDWIPLTQNIHQNYVVAWPESKAMLEAGFTDSFRELHINPAMDPGYTWTPRAATSSNKYGMRDRIDYIYYQGKDMQAIYSRVIDYHPIMFPSDHAAVLSVFRLE, from the coding sequence ATGAAAAAATTAGCCATACTTTTCTTCGCGATCCTGTTTTATTTCCCCCACAACTTTCTTTTTTCACAGGCCCCCTTGATTCATCTCTCTTTTTCTAAAGGGGATGAAACTAAAAACAAAACTCCCATAAAATCGGAAGAAGCGACTTATACCGTCGATCTTATGCGGCAAAGTTTTGTTGAGGGATTACAGGATTATGCCCTTGACCTCAGTGAAAATGCTATGCATAGAAGGCCCTGGATCATAGATAGTCTCCAGAGTCAGAAAATACAGACTGCCGGGAGTTTTTCGGTTCAGATTTGGGTAAAAACACTGCCCGGAGCAGAACAGGGAACTCCCATTATCGGCAATCAAATAAGCGAAGATAAGCCTGTTGTCGGCTGGCAAATAGGCAGTCAGGAAAATGGCGCCTGGTCCCTGCATCTTTCGGATGGAAAGAATCAATATCGATACCAACCGACAGGACGGCTCAGCATCAATGATGGGAATTGGCATCAAATCCTCTTCAGTGTCGAACGTCCCAAAAATGAGGCCCGCATGTATTTTGATGGCAAAGCAGTCGCGATTTATAATCTGGGTCAATTGGGGGATTTAAAGAGCCCACATCGTACCGTGGCAGGTGGATCGGATGAATATTTCGAATGGGGTTCAGCCGGTCAGTGGAAAGCTTTCAATGGCTACCTGGATGAAGTAAAAATCTGGAATCGCGTCCTCTCACGAGAAGAAGTTCAAGCTTCCTGGCAAGCATTTTTCCCCAATAGAAGTCCCAAAGTCCAGAAGAAAATGCCGCAGCAACTCAAAGTCATGGCCTGGAACATCTGGCATGGCGGCCGGAGGTACGGAGAAAAAGTGGGAGTCAAGCGTACAATAGAAAGCATCAAAGCCGTCAATCCTGATATTGTGGGTTTGATAGAGACTTATGGTTCTGGGGAAAAGATCGCTGATGCTTTGGGCTATGAATTTTACCTCATCAGCTCCAATCTCTCCATTATGAGTAAGTACCCCATTACTGAAACCATCGAAGCTTTTAGAGCCTTCAATTTTGGTGGGGCGGAAATAGAAATTGCGCCGGGAAAGAAAGTCCTGATGCTAAATACCTGGCTCCACTATCTACCCGATTACCTGAAGTCGGTCAATGAAGGCAACTTGAGTTCGGAAGAATTGATCGCAGCTGAAGGAGAGACTCGCTTTGCAGAAATAAGCTCTATCCTCAAGGAAATGAAGCCTCATCTCAAGCAGGACAAATATGTGGGCATCCTTATGTCAGGGGATTTCAATAGTGGATCTCATTTGGATTGGATTCCCTTAACTCAAAATATCCATCAAAATTATGTGGTAGCATGGCCAGAAAGCAAGGCCATGTTAGAGGCAGGATTTACAGATAGCTTTCGGGAGCTACATATCAATCCGGCCATGGATCCGGGTTATACCTGGACACCTCGGGCAGCAACTTCTTCCAACAAATACGGGATGAGGGATCGCATCGATTACATCTATTATCAGGGAAAAGATATGCAAGCAATTTATTCCCGGGTGATAGATTACCATCCGATTATGTTCCCCTCGGATCATGCGGCGGTTTTGAGTGTTTTTCGCCTGGAATAA
- a CDS encoding T9SS type A sorting domain-containing protein, with protein sequence MNYFTFLLLLLLAGLGQEIQAQTLVFNVGSDTVDIDSMVVIPIRVDSFQTISGYQGTIRFDTAALEFMGLSSPQSGVSNIFGNPGQGLIPLDAATFSWVDFSGGNVTLPDSSAIINISFQVKSTAIGGDYTVSVDGSVTSLLFTQGVGVVPALGNPGTVRVNPCVSSSDASFSFLSSACIGGFNPQALIFGDLGGTFAVDNGASIDPITGILDLSSTVGGTTYNVTYTVGAPCAAVDTQSIQIFAVEDASFSIPDTTCLSETNLLPDLAGTPGGIFSVDNGATIDPATGSLDLSSTSANTLYTITYQTQGNCPDVSSQAVFISDTIDAAFAYPTDICPGTANPSPDITGNDGGVFSISPAATIDPATGEIDMTSITLGVSYTVTYSFDDFCQSSSDELFLVDADLSPPVVNCQDITVMLDSTGIAVIDPSMIDNGSVDECGIMELTLSQDTFRVGGIQEVTLTALDNNGNSNSCTANVTVEWPTSIKDLYSPELKLLAYPNPVEEHLQLELESPWSGEVNLQILNSWGQIVKEEHTHKSSSLLKHNIHLADIPAGMYIIKLKQNEFVNVKRFIKK encoded by the coding sequence ATGAACTATTTTACCTTCCTCCTCCTCTTGTTACTAGCAGGACTAGGACAGGAAATACAGGCACAGACGCTTGTATTTAATGTAGGAAGTGATACCGTCGATATTGATTCGATGGTCGTAATTCCGATTCGGGTAGATAGCTTTCAAACAATTTCCGGTTATCAGGGGACGATACGTTTTGATACCGCAGCCTTAGAATTTATGGGACTAAGCAGCCCTCAGTCAGGAGTAAGTAATATTTTCGGAAATCCAGGACAAGGACTCATTCCTTTGGATGCTGCCACTTTCTCTTGGGTAGACTTTAGTGGAGGCAATGTGACGCTTCCTGATAGCTCAGCCATTATAAATATCTCCTTTCAAGTCAAAAGTACAGCAATAGGTGGAGACTATACCGTAAGTGTGGATGGTTCAGTCACTTCTCTACTCTTTACCCAGGGAGTAGGCGTTGTGCCTGCTTTGGGAAATCCGGGCACGGTGCGCGTAAATCCCTGTGTGTCCTCTTCAGATGCAAGTTTTTCCTTTCTTTCCTCTGCCTGTATAGGTGGCTTTAATCCACAAGCCCTTATCTTCGGTGATCTGGGTGGAACCTTTGCGGTTGACAATGGAGCTTCGATAGATCCAATAACTGGTATTTTGGATCTTAGCTCTACGGTAGGAGGAACTACTTATAACGTCACCTATACAGTGGGTGCTCCTTGTGCTGCTGTGGATACGCAAAGCATCCAGATTTTTGCAGTAGAAGATGCTTCCTTTAGTATACCCGACACCACCTGCCTCAGTGAAACCAATCTGCTTCCTGACCTTGCAGGTACACCCGGAGGTATATTCTCTGTGGACAATGGAGCTACCATCGATCCCGCTACCGGAAGTCTGGACCTAAGCAGCACTTCTGCCAATACCCTATATACCATCACTTACCAGACCCAGGGCAATTGTCCGGATGTGAGTTCGCAAGCGGTATTCATTTCAGATACGATAGATGCTGCCTTTGCCTATCCTACAGATATTTGCCCCGGGACTGCTAATCCTTCTCCGGATATCACGGGAAATGATGGAGGAGTATTTAGCATTTCTCCTGCGGCCACCATTGATCCTGCTACTGGAGAAATTGATATGACTTCGATAACCTTAGGAGTTTCCTATACTGTTACCTACAGCTTTGATGACTTCTGCCAAAGTTCTTCGGACGAACTCTTTCTCGTTGATGCAGATCTTTCTCCACCTGTTGTCAATTGTCAGGATATTACTGTCATGCTGGATAGTACGGGCATAGCGGTTATTGATCCGAGCATGATAGACAATGGTTCTGTGGACGAATGTGGCATCATGGAGCTGACCTTAAGTCAGGATACCTTTAGAGTAGGAGGCATTCAGGAAGTTACCTTGACTGCTTTGGACAACAATGGGAATAGCAATTCCTGTACAGCCAATGTTACGGTTGAGTGGCCCACATCCATCAAGGATCTCTATTCTCCGGAACTTAAATTGCTGGCATATCCTAATCCTGTAGAAGAGCATCTTCAACTCGAATTGGAAAGCCCCTGGTCAGGAGAAGTAAACCTTCAAATCCTCAATAGCTGGGGACAAATCGTCAAAGAAGAACACACACATAAATCAAGTAGCCTTTTGAAACACAACATACATCTTGCTGATATACCCGCAGGAATGTATATCATCAAGCTCAAACAAAACGAGTTTGTGAATGTAAAACGGTTCATCAAGAAGTAG
- a CDS encoding propionyl-CoA synthetase produces the protein MSYKKEYQESISDPVSYWQEQAKAIDWFTFPQTILSQDEEGLYRWFKGGKLNTSYLALDHHVKNGRGAQSALIYDSPITQSKKTYSYQELLDEVALFAGVLKGLGVKKGDRVIIYMSMIPEVVFAMLACARLGAVHSVVFGGFAAQELAIRIDDAKPKLVLAASGGIEIKRIIPYKPIIDEALRKSKHQPDACVVFQRDFVKADMQEGRDFDWESLRAKATPADYEIVDATDPLYILYTSGTTGKPKGVVRDNGGHAVALQYSMKNIYGVEPGDTYWAASDVGWVVGHSYIVYAPLIYGCTTVLYEGKPIKTPDASSFWRVINEYQVKLLFTAPTAFRAIKKEDPEGKLKALYDTSCLQYLFLAGERTDVATLEWCENLLRVPVIDHWWQTESGYPMLANMTGLELQPIKPGSAGMPVCGFDIQIMQEDGQVAPPLGEGSVVIRYPLPPGCFPSLWQDSQRFKASYLSDFPGYYLAGDGGYKDEEGYVFITGRIDDVINVAGHRLSTSDMEEIIAAHPAIAECAVIGVYDAYKGQIPVGFYLLKSGIEDSEEQIEKELIQQVRERIGAVASFKRAVKVERLPKTRSGKILRKTMREIADKRPLSPPSTIEDITVLDELKLLMNKENIGKQT, from the coding sequence ATGTCCTATAAAAAAGAATACCAGGAAAGCATCAGTGATCCTGTTTCCTACTGGCAAGAACAAGCCAAAGCCATTGACTGGTTCACTTTCCCCCAAACAATTCTCTCTCAGGATGAAGAAGGATTATATCGCTGGTTTAAAGGAGGAAAACTCAATACCTCTTACCTGGCCCTGGATCATCACGTAAAAAACGGAAGAGGTGCGCAAAGCGCTTTGATTTATGATTCCCCCATTACCCAAAGCAAAAAAACGTATTCCTACCAGGAGCTTCTGGATGAAGTGGCTCTTTTTGCTGGAGTATTGAAAGGACTGGGAGTAAAAAAAGGAGATAGGGTGATCATCTATATGTCTATGATTCCCGAAGTGGTCTTTGCGATGCTGGCATGTGCGAGATTGGGGGCAGTTCATTCGGTAGTATTTGGAGGCTTTGCAGCACAGGAATTGGCCATACGGATAGACGATGCAAAGCCTAAGCTAGTATTGGCGGCAAGCGGAGGAATTGAAATCAAGCGGATTATCCCCTATAAACCCATCATAGATGAGGCTTTAAGAAAAAGTAAGCATCAGCCAGATGCCTGTGTGGTTTTTCAGCGAGACTTTGTCAAAGCGGATATGCAGGAGGGGAGAGATTTTGATTGGGAAAGTTTACGTGCGAAAGCAACTCCTGCAGATTATGAAATAGTAGATGCAACGGATCCCTTGTACATTCTCTACACCTCTGGTACTACAGGTAAACCCAAAGGAGTTGTGCGAGACAATGGAGGGCATGCGGTGGCTTTGCAATACAGCATGAAAAACATTTACGGAGTGGAGCCCGGTGATACTTATTGGGCAGCTTCGGATGTGGGTTGGGTAGTAGGACATTCCTATATCGTTTATGCTCCCTTGATTTATGGTTGTACGACTGTTCTTTATGAAGGCAAACCCATCAAAACTCCGGATGCCTCCAGCTTTTGGAGGGTGATAAACGAATATCAGGTAAAACTTTTATTCACAGCTCCTACCGCTTTTAGAGCCATCAAAAAAGAAGATCCCGAAGGGAAGCTAAAAGCCTTATATGATACCTCATGTTTACAATATCTCTTCTTAGCAGGGGAAAGAACGGATGTCGCTACCCTGGAATGGTGTGAAAATCTTTTGAGAGTTCCGGTTATTGATCATTGGTGGCAGACGGAATCTGGCTATCCAATGCTGGCCAATATGACAGGCCTGGAGCTACAACCCATCAAGCCGGGTTCTGCAGGCATGCCGGTCTGTGGTTTTGATATTCAGATCATGCAGGAAGATGGTCAAGTCGCTCCTCCTCTCGGAGAAGGAAGCGTAGTGATAAGATATCCCTTGCCGCCTGGATGTTTCCCCAGTCTCTGGCAGGATAGCCAAAGGTTCAAAGCTTCCTATTTATCCGATTTCCCCGGCTATTATCTGGCAGGTGATGGTGGCTATAAAGATGAAGAGGGATATGTGTTTATTACCGGCCGAATCGACGATGTAATCAATGTAGCCGGCCACAGACTCTCAACCTCGGATATGGAGGAGATCATAGCTGCCCATCCGGCCATTGCCGAGTGTGCCGTTATAGGAGTTTATGATGCCTATAAAGGCCAGATTCCTGTGGGATTTTATCTCCTGAAGTCTGGAATTGAAGATTCAGAGGAACAAATTGAAAAGGAATTGATCCAGCAGGTAAGGGAACGTATAGGCGCAGTAGCTTCTTTCAAAAGGGCTGTCAAAGTAGAACGCCTCCCTAAAACCCGCTCGGGAAAAATCCTGAGAAAAACGATGCGGGAGATTGCTGATAAACGTCCCCTTTCCCCCCCTTCTACCATAGAAGACATTACGGTACTCGACGAATTGAAGCTATTGATGAACAAGGAGAATATTGGAAAACAGACTTAA
- a CDS encoding pyridoxamine 5'-phosphate oxidase family protein codes for MKSTDKVSLFLLWMFLSLPFLTMGQEIAISDSLEQRIKSVAHELMVEAGTCALISLDTDGRPRVRTMSPFRPEEDFVVWFGTNPHSRKVEQIKEDPRVTLYYTAKDETGYVMIHGRAELVNDPDEKQKHWKKEWEAFYPNRGEAYLLIKVTPEWMEVISETHGILGDEKSWTPQLIRFE; via the coding sequence ATGAAATCTACTGATAAAGTTTCACTCTTTTTGCTCTGGATGTTCCTTTCATTGCCTTTTCTGACGATGGGGCAGGAAATAGCAATATCAGACAGTTTGGAGCAACGGATCAAATCTGTCGCTCATGAGCTGATGGTTGAGGCGGGTACTTGTGCACTGATTAGTTTGGATACTGATGGTAGGCCAAGGGTCAGGACCATGTCTCCCTTTCGTCCGGAAGAGGATTTTGTGGTTTGGTTTGGGACCAATCCTCATAGCCGGAAAGTTGAGCAAATCAAAGAAGACCCTCGCGTTACCTTGTACTATACGGCGAAAGATGAAACAGGCTATGTCATGATCCATGGCCGAGCAGAACTCGTCAATGATCCAGATGAAAAACAAAAGCACTGGAAGAAAGAATGGGAAGCCTTTTATCCCAATAGAGGAGAGGCCTATTTATTGATAAAAGTTACCCCCGAATGGATGGAAGTGATCAGTGAAACGCATGGGATACTGGGGGATGAAAAAAGCTGGACACCACAGCTTATCCGTTTTGAATAA
- a CDS encoding methyltransferase domain-containing protein gives MNKENKNTPLNDGEAFWSQRYIDQRTGWDLGAVSEPLRAYIDQIEDKNSKILIPGAGNAYEAEYLFRKGFSQVHVLDISELPLRSFRERLPDFPADQLMHGNFFEHEDQYDFIFEQTFFCSIPPIDNNRKKYARKMHELLTPGGKLVGVWFNFPFSGDLTKRPFGGLEEEYRSLFTPHFEFAVFEEAYNSMPGREGKELFGILKKKASI, from the coding sequence ATGAATAAAGAAAATAAAAATACCCCGCTCAATGATGGGGAAGCCTTTTGGTCTCAACGCTATATCGATCAAAGAACCGGATGGGATTTAGGTGCCGTTTCTGAACCCCTTCGGGCCTACATAGATCAGATTGAGGATAAGAATAGCAAAATATTGATTCCGGGAGCAGGCAATGCCTATGAAGCGGAGTATTTATTTCGAAAAGGTTTTAGCCAGGTACATGTGCTGGACATCAGTGAACTCCCACTCAGGAGCTTTCGGGAACGATTGCCGGATTTTCCAGCCGATCAGTTGATGCATGGGAACTTCTTTGAACATGAGGATCAATATGATTTCATCTTTGAGCAAACCTTTTTTTGCTCTATTCCTCCCATTGATAATAATCGAAAGAAGTATGCGAGGAAGATGCATGAACTCCTGACCCCTGGTGGAAAGCTGGTTGGAGTCTGGTTCAATTTTCCCTTTTCCGGAGATTTGACAAAACGACCTTTTGGGGGACTGGAAGAAGAATATCGAAGCTTATTTACCCCTCATTTTGAATTTGCTGTATTTGAAGAGGCATACAATTCTATGCCGGGTCGTGAGGGAAAGGAACTCTTTGGAATTTTGAAGAAAAAAGCGAGTATTTAA